The following are from one region of the Thiocapsa rosea genome:
- a CDS encoding class I SAM-dependent methyltransferase, translated as MDDRIAPAHGGAPAGAKAVWVRETRFGRWFLGTEIWRRYVLAEALRNLARMVEGRVPVGGHILDLGCGQGIAAPLLDAAFAPRRITGIDIDPELIALGQRQTYDAGLSDRLLLRPGNATDIPLADASVDLVLCHQVLHHLVPQREALAELHRVLRPSGLLLMAESCRSFIETGLVRALFRHPRESQRNADEYLDLVRSAGFRVDDRDVATSSPWWSRRDLGLLGSPDRRRLTQAEEPTEVLCVAVKM; from the coding sequence ATGGATGACCGAATAGCCCCTGCACACGGCGGCGCACCGGCAGGCGCGAAGGCCGTTTGGGTCCGCGAGACCCGTTTCGGGCGTTGGTTTCTGGGCACGGAGATCTGGCGTAGGTATGTCCTCGCCGAGGCCCTCCGTAACCTCGCGCGGATGGTGGAAGGACGAGTCCCCGTCGGCGGGCACATCCTCGATCTCGGGTGCGGTCAGGGGATCGCGGCACCGCTGCTCGATGCCGCGTTCGCACCGCGGCGCATCACCGGAATCGACATCGACCCCGAGCTTATCGCACTCGGACAGCGGCAGACCTACGACGCCGGGCTGTCGGACAGGCTCCTCCTGCGACCGGGCAACGCGACCGACATCCCCCTTGCCGACGCCTCCGTCGATCTGGTGCTCTGCCATCAAGTGCTCCATCACCTGGTGCCGCAGCGAGAGGCGTTGGCCGAGCTGCATCGCGTTCTGCGCCCGAGCGGCCTGCTCTTGATGGCCGAATCCTGCCGCTCCTTCATCGAGACCGGTCTTGTACGGGCGCTGTTTCGACACCCCCGCGAATCTCAGCGGAATGCCGACGAGTATCTCGACCTGGTGCGCTCGGCCGGCTTCCGGGTGGATGATCGCGATGTGGCGACCTCGAGCCCTTGGTGGTCTCGGCGCGACCTCGGCCTCCTTGGATCGCCGGATAGGCGCCGACTCACGCAGGCGGAAGAACCGACCGAAGTCCTCTGCGTCGCGGTCAAGATGTGA
- a CDS encoding class I SAM-dependent methyltransferase, translating to MNQPPVKQSLSPHPVLPAHYAAEEDRVGYIRGLFDRTAESYDRINAWMSLNRGEHYRMEAMVRAGVHEGQWVLDCACGTGVMAAHAQRLVGTSGVVVAIDPSLPMLAVAGTRGVQNRVSGTAERLPLPDASVDVVTMGYALRHVADLGVAFAEFARVLRPGGRLLILEMVPPRSPVGHLLAKLYLKHLVPTLASWLGGSGDARRLMQYYWDTVDQCVAPGVVIDALQDAGFVSVARSVKLALLTEYTAIVSTTTDPDSGLSGF from the coding sequence ATGAATCAACCGCCGGTTAAACAGAGCTTGTCCCCGCACCCGGTGCTTCCCGCCCACTATGCCGCGGAGGAGGACCGTGTCGGTTACATTCGGGGCCTCTTCGATCGGACCGCCGAGAGCTACGATCGCATCAACGCTTGGATGAGCCTGAATCGCGGCGAGCACTACCGCATGGAGGCGATGGTGCGTGCCGGGGTGCACGAAGGCCAATGGGTGCTCGACTGCGCCTGCGGGACCGGCGTGATGGCCGCGCATGCGCAGAGGCTCGTCGGCACCTCCGGGGTCGTCGTTGCGATCGACCCGAGCCTGCCGATGCTCGCGGTCGCCGGGACCCGCGGGGTACAAAACCGCGTATCCGGTACCGCCGAGCGGCTGCCCCTTCCGGATGCCAGCGTCGATGTCGTCACCATGGGCTATGCGCTGCGCCACGTCGCGGATCTGGGCGTCGCCTTCGCCGAGTTTGCCAGGGTGCTGCGCCCCGGTGGTCGACTGCTGATCTTGGAGATGGTGCCGCCACGCTCACCCGTCGGACACCTCCTTGCAAAGCTCTATTTGAAGCACCTGGTGCCGACGCTGGCGTCTTGGCTGGGCGGCAGCGGCGACGCCCGCCGACTGATGCAGTACTATTGGGACACAGTGGATCAGTGTGTTGCCCCGGGCGTGGTAATCGACGCCTTACAGGACGCGGGTTTCGTCTCGGTCGCACGATCGGTGAAGCTCGCACTCCTCACGGAGTACACCGCTATCGTCTCGACGACGACCGATCCTGACAGCGGCTTGAGCGGGTTTTAG
- a CDS encoding phosphopantetheine-binding protein encodes MTEETATASQPSIEQVEQMVIRELRLEEVGITRIDPDDALFGSGLGLDSIDALELALAVSKEYGVTISSEDPKVQQIFASLKHLATYIQTQRLGA; translated from the coding sequence ATGACGGAAGAAACGGCAACAGCTTCGCAACCCTCGATCGAGCAGGTCGAGCAGATGGTGATCCGAGAGTTGCGGCTCGAAGAGGTGGGCATCACGCGGATCGACCCGGACGATGCGCTCTTCGGCAGTGGGCTCGGACTCGACTCGATCGACGCACTCGAGCTCGCGCTGGCCGTCTCCAAAGAGTATGGCGTGACCATCAGCTCGGAGGACCCGAAGGTGCAGCAGATCTTCGCCTCGCTCAAGCATCTCGCCACCTACATCCAGACTCAGCGACTCGGCGCATGA
- a CDS encoding AMP-binding protein → MPETPQTLPLLPGFQADRPLFLTDSAAVVTQREFLTQADALARTLPTAPYLINLCNDRYLFALAFAAGLIRGAVSLFPPNRLAATAHEIALDYPGAICIADTPVAGLELPLAIVEVPDSLACVEREMPFIAADREVFIGFTSGSTGLPRPHPKRWGDLVGCARAAARRFGFGPESSIVATVVPQHMYGMELSIMVPFATGACVAAARPFFPADIRDALARAPAPRILVTTPVHLAACVEAGLTWPAVDMVISATAPLSQTLAERVESLLSTQVLEIYGSTETGSIASRRTCGDPAWTWYDSVRPLREANGVSVTADFLPAPTMLADLLEFNGEGDADGGFRLVGRAAEMLKVGGKRASLADLNLKLTAIEGVRDGIFVAPDGDRDPVGRLAVIAVAPGLTRQALIAGLAGRIDPVFHPRRVVFVDRLPRNEAGKLPREDLLRILETSTETAIEPALGNRRKGKRHAD, encoded by the coding sequence GTGCCCGAGACACCGCAGACCCTGCCGTTGTTGCCCGGATTCCAGGCGGACCGGCCCTTGTTTCTGACCGACTCGGCCGCTGTGGTGACGCAACGGGAATTCTTGACCCAGGCCGACGCGCTCGCCCGGACGCTGCCGACCGCACCCTATCTGATCAATCTCTGCAACGATCGCTATCTGTTCGCGCTCGCCTTCGCGGCCGGACTGATCCGAGGGGCGGTGAGCCTGTTCCCCCCGAACCGGCTCGCCGCGACCGCGCACGAGATCGCCTTGGACTATCCCGGCGCCATCTGCATCGCCGATACGCCGGTCGCGGGATTGGAGCTGCCGCTCGCCATCGTCGAGGTGCCGGATTCGCTCGCCTGCGTCGAGCGGGAAATGCCCTTCATCGCGGCCGATCGCGAGGTCTTCATCGGCTTCACCTCCGGCAGCACCGGCCTCCCGCGGCCGCATCCGAAGCGCTGGGGCGATCTTGTCGGTTGCGCACGCGCGGCCGCACGGCGCTTCGGCTTCGGCCCCGAGTCCAGCATCGTCGCCACCGTCGTCCCCCAGCATATGTACGGGATGGAGCTGTCGATCATGGTGCCCTTTGCGACCGGCGCGTGCGTTGCCGCCGCCCGCCCCTTCTTTCCGGCCGACATCCGTGACGCGCTCGCACGCGCACCGGCGCCGCGCATCCTGGTGACGACGCCGGTGCATCTCGCAGCCTGTGTCGAGGCGGGCTTGACCTGGCCTGCCGTCGATATGGTGATCTCGGCGACCGCCCCGCTGTCGCAAACACTGGCCGAGCGTGTCGAATCGCTGCTGTCCACGCAGGTGCTCGAGATCTACGGCAGCACCGAGACCGGCTCGATCGCCAGTCGGCGCACCTGCGGGGATCCCGCATGGACCTGGTACGACAGCGTGCGCCCGCTACGCGAGGCGAATGGGGTGAGCGTCACGGCCGACTTTCTGCCCGCTCCGACGATGCTGGCAGACCTCTTGGAGTTCAATGGCGAGGGTGACGCCGACGGCGGCTTTCGTCTCGTCGGCCGAGCCGCGGAGATGCTCAAGGTCGGCGGCAAGCGCGCCTCGCTGGCCGATCTGAATCTTAAGCTGACGGCGATCGAGGGCGTGCGCGACGGCATCTTCGTTGCACCCGACGGGGACCGGGATCCGGTCGGACGTCTCGCCGTGATCGCCGTCGCGCCGGGGCTGACCCGGCAGGCCCTGATTGCCGGCCTGGCGGGCCGCATCGATCCGGTCTTCCATCCGCGCAGGGTCGTCTTCGTCGATCGGCTGCCCCGGAACGAGGCCGGAAAACTGCCGCGGGAGGACCTGCTGCGGATCTTGGAAACCTCGACCGAGACCGCGATCGAGCCTGCTCTCGGGAACAGGCGCAAAGGCAAGCGGCATGCAGACTAA
- a CDS encoding beta-hydroxyacyl-ACP dehydratase, with amino-acid sequence MQTNGMQTRRISIPLEHPVFEGHFPGRPIVPGSMLIDLVLAAWEDAGGDPVTSVPSLKFHRPVVPGDALVLHFTPTTPGSGTEAGVRFTCLREQTLVCSGLLMPRAP; translated from the coding sequence ATGCAGACTAACGGGATGCAGACTCGGCGGATCTCCATCCCGCTCGAGCATCCGGTGTTCGAGGGTCATTTCCCGGGTCGCCCCATCGTGCCCGGATCCATGTTGATCGATCTTGTGCTTGCCGCCTGGGAGGACGCGGGGGGCGATCCGGTCACCTCGGTGCCGAGCCTGAAGTTCCATCGGCCGGTAGTGCCCGGGGATGCCCTGGTGCTGCACTTCACACCGACAACCCCGGGGTCCGGGACCGAGGCCGGGGTGCGCTTCACCTGTCTGCGCGAGCAGACGCTTGTCTGCTCCGGTCTGCTCATGCCACGCGCACCATGA